TCCTAGCAGACAGCATCTATCCATCTGCTGAGTTTAGCATgtcctgggggaggggctgaggagatggcccaaTGAGTAAAGAGCTTGTGGCACAAGGGTGAGAGTCTGAGTTTGAATCTCTAGTGCCCACATCAAAGGTCAAAATTGAAAGGGCAATTTCCACCCATTGTACTATTTTTACAGTCAGGTCCCCCCGGTCATGGTCAGAGCCTGCCCGGATGACAGTTTTGAAACCTTGTTCATGATCGTGTGTGGTGTGTAGACAGGTGTAGCACGGCCTGCATGGAAAGACCTGATGATGACGTCACAGTGTTAGCTTCCTCCTTCCGTCTTCTGGCCGCTGTGGCCAGTGCTTGTGCCCGTGccgccatctctctggcccctgtaTTTGCatcaatgttttattattaagATCACCAAGGATTTTGGGTGTGTAGTTACTTTTGGGATGTGGGATGAGATTAGGTCCATGCCCTCCCAGGATAAAATGAGTCATGTGCCGTGAATTTATAATGTGTCTGTAATTTTGGGACagggccaggcagaggcagaatttgggtatagggtttttgttttgtttttcaagtgtttttgtttctctgtgtaactgttctggaattcattttgtagactatgctggccttgaactcacagagctccacctgcctctgccacgcctatacatttttaaaaagttaatttaatcatggctgggaatcaaatccaggttccccctgcaagagcaacacatgctctaaaccgctgagccaggGTAGAGGGGTTTTATAAGCTGTCCTTTCTCCACTGCCTCTGCCCATTCACTCGCCTGCTCACCCACTTGTCTCTGTCCTCAGCTAGAAGGAAACTAGATTTTCCAGGAGCCCTAGTGGCGTTTCTCTCATAGACTTATTTGTTGATTTCATAGTCATTAGAATAGCGGGCTCTTGAGTCTGCACTGAGAGAAGTAAACGATACAACACTGTCCTCTAGAGGGTACAGACAGTAACTGCAAAGATGCTCACAGTTCAGACCATGCGTTCAGGAGTCTCCGATGTTCTTAACTACCATTTGAAGTAGTTGCGTAGTCGTACTATTGTGGGTACGTGGTAATCATATGTGAATGATTGGATGCTTGATATTGGTGACCCCATgtgcctcttcccctcctctccttagCTATGCACGGGACTTTTGTGATCTTGTTGCCACTCAGTCTGATCGTGATGGTGTTTGGGGGGATGACCGGGTTCCTGAGCTTCCTCCTCCGAGCtcacctcctcctgctgctcaCAGGGACCCTCTTTCTCTTTGGAGGTAGGTGTACACCTGCCCGGAGCCTAGGCTCTACAGTTGTACTGATGGCGAGTACAGCTGCCTCTTTAGGGGCAGTTGTCAGCTTCTCTAAGGGCTTCACCCCAGCCCCCATTGTGACAGTAGCTGGAAGGGGCAGGGGTTTTCAGCCTTAAGCTCCCCAGATCTCTGGTTccggggaaggaagagaaggagggggcgGGGCACAGTCTTGGGAGTTATCCCCAGCATCTTGCCGCAAAGTCGCAAAGTCGTATCTACCGCCTAGATCGGGTCTCCCAGTGATGGACTTGGTTTCCGGTTTAGAGCTGTGGGTTGACAAGAGACCCTGGTACCCACTGCCTTTGCTCCCTTCTGCTGAGTAGCAGTTCTGATGTGGGAAATCAGACTGACCAGGCACAGAAGGACACATTGCACATGGCTTCACTTGGCTGCAGGTTCTCAGTAAACAGAGCTCGTGGGGAGACAGAACAGAACCGTGAGTGGAAGCTGCAGATGGGTCTGAGGTCTGGTTGAATGGCCCCCGACTTCATTTAGCAGGTGTAATGAGTTCAGGGCTCTATTGTCCATTCTTGTGATCACAGTGAGCGCCCATAGACCGTGTGGCCAATGCCCTGCACCTGGGTGTGGCTGAGAGGCTAGATTTTATGTTTCACCATTAAAAGAAGCCATGTGAAATGACCCATGTATTAAACTACTTCTTAAGCTACTCCATACACACACGTCACAGCCGTGTGTATCACCCTGTGAAAATACTCAAGGTTTACTGTGAGAAGGTGACACACATCAgaacatggtggtacacactatTATCCCAACACCCAGGAGGGCGAGTGTTGATCTCAAGCTGAAATCCAGATAGTACCATACAGTGTAGCGCTTACAAGCAGAAAACAATACCATAGCAAACCACATCTTTCAAATCCAAACCACACcctccaaaaacccaaaccaaccaaaccaaactaaatcaACCACATCAAACCAAAAGCCAGGCAGGTGGACACTGGCTGAGGCAGTTCTGTTTACAAAGCTGGTGATAGGCTTTGGGAAAGTGACACCCACATCCTCGATGGTTGCTTCCTGGCTCCCAGaattaaaacaagagaaagaaagacagaggcctaggagatagctcagtgtgtaAGAGCATTTGGTACACAAGcaagagaacccaggttcagatcCCCCAACCATGGAACAATCCAGGCATGATTGCAAGAGTACATAtattcccagcattcaagagTGGAGACAGTGGGGGCTGACTGCCAGTTTGGCTACAAGTTCAgtgacagatcctgtctcaagagaatTAGGTGGTGAGTGACAGACAGGATGTCCTCTTGACACATGTACAcatctcacatgtgcacatgtgagcacacacacatgaatgtatgcatgaacacatgcatacacatgcacatgtgcatatacatacactcatgcatgcacacatgcatgtacacatatgcacacacatgcaaacacatgcaaacacacatatacacatgcatgctcacacacgggcacatacacacacatacacacacacacacatgcactcacatacgaGAAAGATGATTTCTTGGGAACTTTAGAGGAGGAAAGTCAAGGAAGGTACAGCTAATGTGAAGCACCATCTTCCCGTGGTTATTCGTGGCCTTGGCTGTGGTAATTCACTCAGCAGCTAATTCTCACATCAGTACCCTCAGGTAAGACTGATGGTGGCCCTATCTGATCTGGAGGCACAAGCAGCTTGTGTGGCTGGCACCATCAAAGGACTGAGTTATTCGTTTAAGATACTTCAAGTGAAGGCCACATAAGGGGCTGGAAGACAGAGGCCCGGGAAGAGCAtctgcttagcatgtgcaaggccctacaCTACAAAAtcgaaacaaaataacaaaacaaaggtGTGTCCAGTTGCCACCATCCTGGACCCACCCCCTCCAACCCAGCAGAACTCCTGATGAGGCAGCAGTTTGGCTGGAAGGACACTCTTGCACAACAGAGGAAGggggtagagaagaaaaaaaaggagagagggaggaggaagtaagggagacagaggagggagaggaaggtaggggaggaagatgagggaggagaaagaggaggagaaggaggtgtaTGGGAAAAAAAACTATCTCTTATGTCAAAAGAATAGacgtttatttttctttctttcctggagcTGAATACTAGTGACCAGAATATTAGTGGGCATGGCCTGGAAACATAGATTCAGGTCTCCAGTCTCTACAATTATCATGTTCCAATGAAGTAGACATTCATGGCATGCTTATAGCAGTGAATAAAGAAAGCTGTAAATGAAGACACTTTTCATGGTGGGTACATCTGGGTAGCTGAGTTAGGGTAAGACAGGGCTGCTCTAGGGCTTGTTTGCTCTCTGACCGCCCTCTAAGCCCCTTGATCGGACAACCTTCTACAACATTGAAGTCTTAATCAGTCAGCCTTTGCAGACAAAGCTTCCTTCTAGGACTTCTCATTCACAGAGGTGCTAGgagaaggcaggggaggagggagaagggggtgagaggaagaggagtcgaaagaagagggagggagggaggaaggaagctgagggggtgaaggagggaggagggaaaagggaggggagaggagaaaggagggaggagggaggaggggaaggaaggagggagggggaggagggggcaggccAGGAGTTCTGAGTGGTTGTCCCCGTCTTTCCCTGCAGCCATGGTGACCCTCACTGGAATCAGCATCTACATTGCGTACTCGGCAGCCGCCTTCCGAGAGGCAATGTGCCTCTTGGAGGAGAGGGCCCTGCTGGATCAGGTGGACATTCGTTTTGGCTGGTCCCTGGCCCTCGGCTGGATTAGCTTTGTATCTGAGCTGCTCACTGGGGTGGTCTTCCTGGCAGCCGCGCGCGTGATCAGCctgagccagaggcaggagcaagCCATCTGAGTTTGGCCAACCCAGGAGGCGCAGGGCCCGAGACCCATCTCAGTGGATGGCGACCGTTTCTTCCCCAAATAGAGGCCAGAGGGCCAGTGGTGGCCCGCTGAGGATGAGCGCCCTCTGGCTGCTGTCTTTGTGCTAGCTGGGCTGCCCATTCTCCTGTGCTGTGTGCCTCTGGTGGACGCAGGAGAGGGAGTGTGGAACCCATATCACCTGAAATAAACGCCAATCCTAGTCACCCGGGAGTTTTGCAGCTCTGCCTCACTCTGCGCCTCCTCTGGCTTCATTTTGTCCTTGGCTCTGCCCTTTGGATCAGCTTCTCTTTGGGAGAAGATACGGAGTGGACCAGCGAGGTCAGTTAATTTGTGCAAAGGTGCACAGAGACGCTGGCATGCTTGACTCTTCAGGAGTCATCCTGCTTGCTCGCCCAGCGTCTCTGGGTCGTGTGGGGTTTTTTACCTCAGACACTGCCTTGAGCTTTACACAACCTGGACACAGACAGGAGGACACAGTGGGTAGCACCAGGGAGATGTCAGAGCTCTGGGgtcccagcaccaaggagggaAGGTTCCCAGAGTGAGTCTCTTCAGTCAGTATGTGTGGATagaggggtagggggagagaagagtggagggagggggtaaaggagggaagtgggaagggttagggaggggagatggaggggtgtggggagggtgaAGGTTGAGGGCGTGAAGGAGGAAGTGGATAGggtgaaggaaggaagtagggagTGACAGAGTGGGTGGAGAAGAGGGAAGTGGAGGACTTGGGAGAGTCCTGCCTAATTCTCTATAGGAAAGGTTTTCTGGTTCAGTGAATTTGGAAACGTTAGCGGATGCATCCCAGAGGCTAGAGACCCCCTGGACCACTCAGCTGGGCAGTGTTGGTCCTCTGTACTTCTCCAGGGTTGTCAGGAGACcctcagaggaagaggggagggggcagcCACAACTTATAAAGAACAGCTCTGGAAACCACAGTCTACTCCTCAGATGGCAGATGGTCACCTCTGTGTCTGTATCCAGCTTGAAGGCCAGGTGTCAGCCATCGCCCAGCCTGAGAGGAGGGTGCTCTCTCTGTGCGTGGAGCTTGGTACAGCAGGAGACGCTGGGAACTGCAGCCCAGAGATGGGATCCTTgggctgaaggagctgcaggagtTGCCAGTGATCCAGTGGGTTTCACAGCCGTCGGTGGGCGTTATTAGATGACAACGCTGTTCTTAGCATTATGACACCATATCTTCACAATGTCACCATGCTCGAATGACATTGTCATCAAGTGACACCATCAAGTGACAGTCCTTAGGATGTTGGTTTGGTGACATCAACATCCTAAGGActgtcttacttttctattgctgtgaccaaacaccatgaccatggtaaaGCTGggactcacaggttcagagggcTAGAGTGTGTGATCGTCTTGGCAGGGAGCATggggcagacagatagacatagcACTGGGGTGGTAGATGAGGGCTTACATCTTTACCcaaaagtaggaggcagagagctcACAGGAAATagatgggcttttgaaacctcaaagtccatccctagtaacacacctcctccaacatggccacacctcctaatccttcccaaacagtcccaccAGCTGAGGGTCAAATATTCAAACCTGTAAGTATggtggccattctcattcagacagCCCTGATGACACTACCAACTTCATGACATCACTGCCACTCTCAGAATGATGTCCACTTATCAGAGCGCTATAATCTTCAGCCATGACACCATCATCCTCAGCACTgacattcagtcagtcagtcaacaaaCACTGGAAAGAGTGAGGAGCACCAACTGTTGGACCACTGAGCTGACATGTTGAGGAGAGAGGCATGGGAACATGTAGTACTGTGGGGATAGATCCATCAGGatataaatgaggaaactgaggtaccGGCAGCCTGTGATAAAGATGAACAGGAGGGAAAGGGTTGCAATGGGAATTCCAAAACCAGTCAATCCTGCCAACACCTGCACCACCCACTTCTCTGTCCCTGGACCTAGGACTTGGGACATCTTCTGTTTACTCAGGAGAAGTGTAAACACCGAGTCTAGGCAGGCCCCACCAGCCAACAAACCCTGCTAGAGACTGGCAGGAGTCCAGCGTGTGAGGAAACTTTCGCAGAGGCTGTTACCAGAAGGACGGTCTTTGCTGCCATCTGCTGGTCACATCATAGAACTGCGCCAGAGGAACAACTAAAGGGGCTAAGGAAAGCTGTTAAAACCTCCGAGGTTTCCAGGAAAGAGCAGGACAGTTTTGGAGACAGTTTTGGTCCTCATGACTGAAGTCCCAACTGGAGGTTTAGGGTAGAGGCTGAAGATAATATCTTCCAGGACTACGGGTCAATGAATACATTTGAGGTGGAGGAGCCTCCTGAGTGAAGCAGTGCACACAGCCAAGAGTGTCGAAGAGAAGAAATTCACTTGTTCATTGTTTATGCACATCTGATGTGGGAGTCAATCCTGGGGACACATTGGTGGGtgttggttttgtcaacttgacccaacgTGGAAAACCTGGGAAGAGTGTCTCAGTGAGGGATTCTGTGACTGATTGTCTCCAACCCTTTGttaatgtgggaagacccagcggACTGTATTAAAGTAGAGACACTGAGCTGAGCCCAAACCTGCACGAATCCATCGCTTTCTGTTCTTGACCTGTTATGGCGCAACTAGCTGCTTCTGGTTCCCACCTTGATTTCCCCGCAGCGATGGATAGCAACTTGGAATTGCTTTTTCTCCACAGAAATTGTCACAGACCTggaaagacaacaaaaagatgggGGAAGGGCCCTTACCCTGTCACAGGGAAACAGGCAATGAGTGTGGACCGGGACGTGCAGCAGTCAGGCTGTGCATAAAGTCAGATGATGAAAGGCAGTGATGAGGTGACCCGCTGGAGGGGAGAGACGTCTCTTTAAGGAAGCAGCAGACCACGCAGGCGGcggcaggagagagaaaaggtgcTGCTGTGGGGGCAAGGTGACATGTTTGAGGCAATGAAGGGGAGTGGACGGAGAGatgctgtgtgagagagagggactgGCTGCAGGCCGTGCTCCTGACCAGAGGAGAAGGCGTACAACGGGGCAGGATTCTGCTGAGAGTCCTTTCTGCTCTATTCTGTCCTATTCTAATTCCTTCTGGATCTGAGAGCCTGTGGAGGTTTGTGGCAGACAGGCCCTGGGTCTGTCCTTAGACTCTCTCCATTGCTGTCATCTAACATTGTCACAGAAAAGCACCCAACTCATAATGTTCGGGCTTCACTGGTACCTGGTGGAATAAAGTTGTAAAACAAAGCTTTCAgcttttttattggttctttgtacTTTCATACCAGccccccaatcccactcatctcctgcTCCCCTCATGCCCACCCTCTACCCTTGCAACTTCCCcaccaacagagaaaaaaaaatctcatcgtggaagctgtagcgtgtcacagtgtgtcccacagtttATATGCCCCTTTgttcacacttctttgcttgcaaatgttcattgcagtgacaCACTGGTCCGGTGTGAaggctctggcttctgttacTCTATCAGTACCGGATCCTCactggactcctctcagataaccTATTGTTGACCTGTCATGGAGattctgtagttttggatctgtggGAGCAGCCCCTTCATGCACTCCTGCCGTTCATCTATAGGGAAGGTGTTGGGGTGGGCcgattcaaagccctggatctgggcctgagaggtatcagCTCTCCTGCTTTGGGGGCTGGTTCATTTGTAACCAcagcaaccagggccagctctcccctGCTACTCAGGCGAGATACAGGGCCTGTTCGCCTGAGTGTTACAGCTAGTGAGGGACAGAGACCAGTCTCCCAATGTCAtgacaccagggccagctctcctgctgcaATAGGTGGTGAGGGATGAGGGGGGGGGATGGGGCATCTCTCCTCCATTAGCACCACCTCCCAGTAGACAAGAGGTACGGAGGGCTCTCCTGCATTCACACTCAGAGCCAGCTTACCTGCAGCCCCCACAACCAGATCCAGCTCTACTGTGATGCCTAGGCAAGGTTCAGGgcccagtctcctgagtgctaccgtcaggtgaggggcaggggcagctctcctgcctgccacaggTGGTAAGgtgcaggggtgggagtgggggaggacaTTTCTCACTCACCCACGATGCTGCAGTGGTAGACAAATTGCAGGGCCaactctcccatgctcacaccctCAGGGTTGGTCCACCTATGCTCCCACTGTCAGGTTCAGCTCTACTGTGAtgcccagtgaggggcagggcctgctgtcctgagtgctgtagcaggtgaggggcagggccagccctcctgctctcatgaccccatcAGGGCAAGGTCTCCCACCTGCTGCAGGTAGTGAGGGGCAACGGGGGGAGGAGGGCATCTCACCCTCATTCATGGTCATGACACGGCTCAGGAGCCGAATGGCTGGGCCAGCTCACCCACGCTCGTACTCTCAGCTGGCTTGCCCGCAGCTCCTGCAGTGTGTGACCGCTCACCTTAAGTACTGTGGCTGGTTCTAAAGGGGTCAGTTCTCCTGCTCCCAGGGTCAGGTCTCCCACAATGTCCTGGTGAGGGGTGGGTCAGTTCTGCACAACCCTCAGACATTAATAAGTCTCCTGGTGACATACCAGACCAGAGGCGTTTGCCTGGCCTTCGGTGGTAACAGTCGTAAGAGACCCCTGCTTCTACAGGGCCACAGACCAGATGTGGcccccagtggcagcacaggccataATCTTACCATGGTGGCATCTCCAGCTACTCCCATCatgctgttcctcactaccctcgagtttccagttctgcctctcttcatatGCCCACACCCTTCTGTTTAACTTTTTCTTCCATCTCCCTCACTTACTTGCTCCTCTTGATGGTGCCTGGGATttctgagtgtctggggtcatctcaggagtgctGTGCCCCACTTGTGTATTACGGCCCTGGGCAGGGTCATCTCAGGCTGCCCCCTCAGGCCTGCATGGTGCCGGATGCTGGGGTAGAAATCCTGGCTCGAGTCCCGACAAcgggccaacatggttccacgtggaaaggtttaatgagagaagaagaggagaggagaggaaagaagagcagagaagagaagagcaaagagaacgaggagggggcaaacagtcCCCTTTATAGtgccaggcacagctggctgttgccaggtaactgtggggcggagcacacctggctgttgccgggtaactgtgggggtggagcttagacggAATTCCAACACTGGACTCGTGGTAGACTCAGGCTAGCTCCCAGTCAGGGCCCCATAGCTCCGGTCTGGAGGTCATTTCGGGTACTTCCCACCCAGGCCTACTCGAATGACATTGTGTGACAGTTGTCTGTCTTGGGCTCACTCTCACCTGGGGCCTGCTGTCCCAAGTGAGGTTCTTCTAGTCTCCAGCTCGCTTCCTGCCCTGGGAGCCCATCCTGGCCTAGTCAGGGCTGGTCTGGTGGTCgtctcaggctagctccctgtcTGGGCCCTCATGTACAAGACTGGTGGTTGTCTCGGGCTCACTGTTTTTGGGGAGTATTAGGTtattaatcattcagatgttcataggtcagaacactgagtgaAGACATAGCCTGACtcttctctgccacctactgacacacgtgtgacacagcagccacacctgcaacACCTCTAGGgacaatttaaaatgaaaattagattaaatcatcatcaccatcatcattatcatcatcaccatcaccactaccaccaccaccaccaccatcaccaccatcatcatcatcatcatcatcatcatcatcatcatatgttacaaatggctgtgagcctctaTATGggagttgggaattgaacccacatcatctgaaagagcagccagtgctcataaccgcCAAGtagtctctccagctctgtgaaaAGAAAGCTCTGTGAATGGGCCCAGCTGTGGCCGTCCCCTTTTGGTTCCTAGCAGGGGAACATGGTGATATTAAGGTTCCTTGGTCTGTCCTGTAGAGAGTGAATGGCGGGGAGGAGTGGGTGCAGGAGACCCATGGAGAGATCAGAGAGGGGCCCCTGGGAAGTGTACTGGGACCAGGTGTTCTCTGCAGCCAGAGAAGAGGTTTCTAGAgatcaaaggagaagggggagaaggaggagtcaGTGGGAGCCCACTTCTCTGGTTTGGAGGGTCAGAGCCTTGGCATGGATGCACCACAGGACAAGCCAGTCACCTCACCTGAACGAGGATGCTCGGTGTGGCTGCCAGGACTTAATTAATCCCTCACTAGTTCATTTATTGAATGCTCATTCACTGGCATACAGTGGAGCTTACTTATAGAGCATCTGTGAGGGGTTCTCGACAGGAGCAGGGGTGACCCTAAAACAACTGCACTGGAAAGTCTTCACCCAGCATGGATGACGATTTTGCTTTGGACAACTGGGCAGAATTGCGCACAAACGGCTTGGAGGAGTGGTTAGAATTCTGGTAAAAATCCAGTGACCCTAGAATGTCAGCAGTCAGCAAGCAGGATCCAAAAAGACTCTTGCAAGTTGGCACGGCAGATCTTCTGAAGAATGGTGGCCATTTTGCTAGGAGATCTGTGCTCTATAACACAATGGTCTCTGCCACAGGGAAGGGGAGTCTCCCTGGGACAGTGGTCAGAGATGGATAAATGCCTTACCTGGGTTTGGTGTTGCTGCTGACTTCTTCATAAGAGGCAAAACTCAGGTACAACGAGGGGCCCTGCGCCTTCTcacatggggtggggggcattCCCTTGCTCAGGGGCCTAAGGCTGTGGTGCTGCTTTGGGAGGCTCTTCAGTGGTGACAGAGCCCTTCACCCTCTAGGGGTGAAAGGGTCTAGCACCACCACACAGATTCCCACTCCCAGGGCCAACAGCCTGGGTTTGGGGGGTGTAATGTGTAATGGGGGTGGTGATCTACAGTCATTGCTGGTCCTCTGGTGATTATTGTTTCCTAGACATCCAACATCCAACATCTGGGACGGGATGTTCAGCCTCTGTGGATATCAGAGCAGAGTCACCATTCCTCCCAGCCTTGTTCTAATAACAGCGTGAGCCTTTCCAAATATTTACAAGTGAGGATCCCTTGGGAACACGTGGAGGGtttgtgaggagaggagagagggagaatgagagatGGGGATACACACAAGAAAACGGGAGAGGCACA
The genomic region above belongs to Rattus rattus isolate New Zealand chromosome 9, Rrattus_CSIRO_v1, whole genome shotgun sequence and contains:
- the Tmem114 gene encoding transmembrane protein 114, with the translated sequence MRVSLGALAGAAALSGALSFVLLAAAIGTDFWYIIDTERLEKSSPRMRDQGPANRSQSEPLSSHSGLWRTCRVQSTCTPLMNPFWQENVTVSDSSKQLLTMHGTFVILLPLSLIVMVFGGMTGFLSFLLRAHLLLLLTGTLFLFGAMVTLTGISIYIAYSAAAFREAMCLLEERALLDQVDIRFGWSLALGWISFVSELLTGVVFLAAARVISLSQRQEQAI